DNA sequence from the Caulobacter segnis genome:
CGCCAGCAGGGAACCAACGTCCTGCAGGGCGCGGCCCTGTTCGGCCTGATCGCCGAGCCCGAGCCGGTGATGGCCTCGGACGGCAATTTCGACCGCCGCATCACCAAGGACGAGGCGACCAAGGCCGCCAAGACTCGCTTCGCGCTGCTGGACACCGACAAGGACGGCGTCCTGAAGCTGGAGGAACTGCCTAAGACCCCAGCCCAGACGGGCTTCCGCCCCGGCGGCAAGGGCAAGGGCGGCGGCATGGGCGGTCGCGGCGGGCGTGGCGGCGGTCCGGGCGGCGGCGGGCGTCCCGGCTAACCGCCGATCAGACTGGCGATGATGTTGATGCCCAGCGCCAGGATGGCGGTGTTGTAGAAATAGGCCGCCGCGGCGTGGGCGGTGACCAGACGGCGCAGCTTCGCCGTCAGGATGTTGTTGTCCGAGACCTGGAAGGTCGCGCCCACGCTGAAGGCCAGATAGGCGAAGTCCATGTAGCTGGCGGGCGGCTCGCCGGGAAACTGGATGCCGCCCTTCCCCTTGCCGTCGCCGAAGTGGCGGTGGGCGTAGTGCAGGACGAACGCCGACTGCAGCACCAGCCACGACAGCACCAGGGTCGCGCCGGCGCAGGTGGCGATGAAGGCCTGAGCCGCGCCGGCAGCGTGCTTGGCGGCGATCATGGCGTCGACCACCGCCCCCAGGCTGGCCAGGATCGCCGCCAGCACGATCAGCAGCAGGACGGGCACGCCCTCGTCCTCCTGGGCGGCGCGAGAGCGGACCTCGGCCTCGTCGGCCTTCAAGAATAACCACCACGTCGTCAGCAGATAGACAATCGCGGCGCAGTCCCAGGCCAGCAACAGGTGCGCGCCGCGCGGCGCGCCGAAGCATTTCGCCGCGATCCACGCGAAAATTCCCGCCGCCAGACCCGCCGCCAAACGCCAATGCGAAGCGGCGCGAT
Encoded proteins:
- a CDS encoding DUF1345 domain-containing protein, which produces MTRKTKQMVDRAASHWRLAAGLAAGIFAWIAAKCFGAPRGAHLLLAWDCAAIVYLLTTWWLFLKADEAEVRSRAAQEDEGVPVLLLIVLAAILASLGAVVDAMIAAKHAAGAAQAFIATCAGATLVLSWLVLQSAFVLHYAHRHFGDGKGKGGIQFPGEPPASYMDFAYLAFSVGATFQVSDNNILTAKLRRLVTAHAAAAYFYNTAILALGINIIASLIGG